Proteins encoded in a region of the Gammaproteobacteria bacterium genome:
- a CDS encoding sigma 54-interacting transcriptional regulator → MTLITTDQPTLTSTPSSSLTSGLTHMLEGYDCPAILVTAEYQIIATNGLYRKAFGEIDMDRTPRCFEISHGYNVPCDQAGEDCPLRAAQQSGSRERVLHIHQTPRGKEHVDVEMIPINDQQGRLAFFVELLKPVPLASGSVDEKEFVGRSPAFNRMLERVARVGPADASVLLLGESGTGKELAARAIHMASRRKDKALVTLECAGLTEALFESELFGHVKGAFTGAQANKNGLVELADGGTLFLDEIGDVPLPMQVKLLRLLETGTFRRVGSAEVQSSDFRLICATHKNLARMVDEGTFRADLYYRINVFPIYLPSLDERREDIPLLVKTLLGRIAGGKEYHVTDSAMRVLCAHPYRGNIRELRNLLNRALVFADSNIIDRHVLEECLEDDARQSLQATATSLDSSAAGKPGSTWTDLKTNERNYLEALLNAFDNDKEKVAEIAGISVRSLYRKLENL, encoded by the coding sequence ATGACGCTAATCACTACCGACCAGCCGACTCTTACCTCAACCCCCAGCTCGAGCCTCACCTCCGGCCTCACCCACATGCTGGAGGGCTATGACTGTCCGGCCATCCTGGTGACCGCGGAGTACCAGATCATTGCCACCAACGGGCTGTACCGCAAGGCATTTGGTGAGATCGACATGGATCGTACTCCGCGCTGTTTTGAGATTTCCCACGGCTACAACGTGCCCTGTGACCAGGCCGGTGAAGACTGCCCGTTACGGGCCGCTCAGCAGTCCGGTTCCCGGGAACGGGTGCTGCATATCCATCAGACTCCGCGTGGCAAGGAGCATGTGGACGTGGAAATGATCCCCATCAACGATCAGCAGGGCAGACTGGCTTTTTTTGTCGAGCTGCTGAAGCCGGTGCCCCTGGCCAGTGGCTCAGTGGATGAAAAGGAGTTCGTGGGTCGCAGCCCGGCTTTCAATCGCATGCTGGAGCGGGTCGCCCGGGTCGGTCCCGCCGACGCCTCAGTCCTGTTGCTGGGAGAATCCGGCACCGGGAAGGAACTGGCTGCCCGGGCCATTCACATGGCCAGCCGGCGCAAGGACAAGGCGCTGGTCACCCTGGAATGCGCCGGCCTGACCGAGGCGCTGTTTGAAAGCGAGTTGTTCGGCCATGTGAAAGGGGCTTTTACCGGGGCTCAGGCCAACAAGAATGGCCTGGTGGAACTGGCGGATGGAGGCACCCTGTTTCTCGACGAAATCGGGGACGTACCCCTGCCGATGCAGGTAAAGCTGCTGCGCCTGCTGGAGACCGGGACATTCCGCCGGGTCGGCAGTGCCGAGGTGCAGAGCTCGGATTTCCGGCTTATCTGTGCCACCCACAAGAATCTGGCGCGCATGGTTGACGAGGGCACTTTCCGGGCCGATCTGTATTACCGCATCAACGTCTTTCCTATTTACCTGCCGTCACTGGATGAACGTCGGGAAGACATTCCGCTGCTGGTCAAGACTCTGTTGGGAAGAATAGCCGGGGGTAAGGAATACCACGTCACCGATTCCGCCATGCGGGTTCTATGTGCCCACCCTTACCGCGGCAATATTCGTGAACTGCGCAACCTGTTGAACCGGGCACTGGTGTTTGCCGATTCCAATATAATCGACCGCCATGTTCTGGAAGAATGCCTGGAGGACGATGCCAGGCAGTCCCTGCAGGCGACGGCCACTTCGCTTGATTCCTCGGCGGCCGGCAAACCCGGGTCCACCTGGACAGATCTGAAGACCAACGAGCGGAACTACCTGGAAGCGCTGCTCAACGCCTTCGACAATGACAAGGAGAAAGTCGCCGAGATTGCCGGAATCAGTGTCCGCTCGCTGTATAGGAAGCTGGAAAACCTGTAG
- a CDS encoding MBL fold metallo-hydrolase — MSAEIDLQNLAGPRPEVLPFLDKQTNTFSYIVKDPDSEACAVIDSVLNFDYASGTASQEGADAIIDHIRSNGLKLEWLIETHAHADHLSAAPYIKEALGGRIAIGEHIDTVQETFAGIFNTGPEFARDGSQFDHLFKDNEAYRIGNLNCLAIATPGHTPACMTHLIGDAAFVGDTIFMPDAGTARADFPGGDARVLYRSIKKLLSLPKDTRLFMCHDYSDARELEYETTVAEELANNIHVNDGIDEDTFVKMREDRDRTLEVPDLILPSLQVNMRAGHFPEAEDNGRVYLKLPINLFVS, encoded by the coding sequence ATGAGTGCAGAAATCGACCTTCAGAACCTGGCCGGCCCCCGGCCTGAAGTGCTGCCATTCCTGGATAAGCAGACCAACACGTTCTCCTATATCGTCAAGGATCCGGACTCTGAGGCCTGTGCCGTTATCGATTCGGTATTGAACTTCGACTATGCGTCGGGCACCGCCAGTCAGGAAGGCGCCGACGCCATCATTGACCACATTCGCAGCAACGGCCTGAAACTGGAATGGCTTATCGAAACCCACGCCCATGCCGATCACCTCTCTGCGGCGCCCTATATCAAGGAGGCACTGGGTGGCAGAATCGCCATCGGCGAGCATATCGACACGGTGCAGGAAACTTTTGCCGGTATATTCAATACCGGTCCGGAATTCGCCCGGGACGGATCCCAGTTTGATCACCTGTTCAAAGACAATGAGGCCTACCGGATCGGCAATCTCAACTGCCTGGCTATTGCAACGCCCGGCCACACGCCCGCCTGCATGACCCACCTGATCGGTGACGCGGCGTTTGTGGGCGATACTATCTTTATGCCCGATGCAGGTACCGCACGCGCCGATTTTCCCGGCGGCGACGCACGGGTACTCTACCGCTCGATCAAGAAGCTGTTAAGCCTGCCAAAGGACACCCGCCTGTTCATGTGCCACGATTACAGCGATGCCCGGGAATTGGAGTATGAGACCACGGTCGCTGAAGAGCTGGCGAACAATATCCACGTCAATGACGGTATCGATGAAGACACGTTCGTGAAAATGCGCGAAGATAGGGACCGGACGCTGGAAGTCCCTGATCTGATTCTGCCCTCTTTGCAGGTGAACATGCGCGCCGGACACTTTCCGGAAGCAGAGGACAATGGCAGGGTCTATCTGAAACTTCCCATCAATCTGTTCGTTTCCTGA
- a CDS encoding Yip1 family protein, whose translation MDQTISRYVLFRTLYEPKITFEVLAETEPSAWDVFRRYSIWLLLMPPVFSWIGAYNFGWRLGAAEPLMLAPSTLTLISVAYFFTLLFGFYTTTMISRWMAATYGASSSFGRHAALITIVGQPLAIASVAHLFPNVFFNVIVMIPIMIWSMYLLYTGIPVALQTPPERGMLMASSLVGWLLVAAVSLLGITMGLWAAGFGPALGV comes from the coding sequence ATGGATCAAACAATTTCCCGCTACGTGCTGTTCCGGACACTTTACGAGCCGAAGATCACCTTCGAGGTGCTGGCCGAAACCGAACCGTCCGCCTGGGACGTTTTCAGGCGCTATTCGATCTGGCTGCTGCTGATGCCACCGGTGTTTTCCTGGATCGGCGCCTACAATTTCGGCTGGCGCCTGGGTGCCGCCGAACCCTTGATGCTGGCTCCCTCCACACTCACCCTGATCAGCGTAGCCTACTTCTTCACGCTGTTATTCGGCTTCTACACTACCACCATGATCAGCCGCTGGATGGCAGCCACCTACGGCGCCAGTTCCAGCTTTGGCCGGCATGCGGCATTGATTACGATAGTCGGGCAGCCGCTGGCCATCGCCAGCGTCGCACACCTGTTCCCCAATGTATTCTTCAACGTGATAGTCATGATCCCGATCATGATCTGGAGCATGTACCTGCTTTATACGGGCATACCGGTCGCCCTGCAGACACCCCCGGAGCGCGGCATGTTGATGGCCTCGTCGCTGGTGGGCTGGTTGCTGGTGGCGGCGGTCAGTCTGCTGGGGATCACCATGGGACTCTGGGCCGCGGGATTCGGCCCTGCCCTGGGTGTTTAA
- the ccoN gene encoding cytochrome-c oxidase, cbb3-type subunit I yields MTTQPQYYHDEVVKRLVHFSVAWAVLGMAVGVYVAAELIWPTIDFGMPWLSFGRLRPLHTNGIIFGFGVSALMATAFYSVQRTSHVPLFAPRLAWFLCYAWQLLVLTGGLSLLAGFNTTKEYAELEWPFDIAIALLWVSFGVIFFGTIATRKIRPIYISNWFYGALIIVIAMLHIVNSLALPVTWTKSYSLYAGAQDAIVQWWYGHNAVGFLLTGGFLGMLYYFLPKHAGRPIWSYKLSVVAFWAFTYSYIWAGPHHLHYNSVPEWVQSLAMVMSLILLAPSWATMINGIMTVSTAWEKLKTDPALKFIVLSLAFYGLATFEGPMMSIRSVNVVSHFTDWTIGHVHSGALGWNAMITYGTFYYLMPRLVGSELYSTRLANIHFWLALAGTMLYIISMWAAGVSQGLLWLSLDETGELAFGFRDIMSSMAPYYGMRLLAGLIFLTGTGLMAYNFYMTTRSRKTVQVEPPLVDPAFGVVS; encoded by the coding sequence ATGACGACGCAACCCCAGTATTATCACGATGAAGTTGTTAAACGACTGGTCCATTTCTCGGTAGCCTGGGCCGTGCTCGGCATGGCAGTGGGGGTCTATGTAGCCGCTGAACTGATCTGGCCGACTATCGACTTCGGCATGCCCTGGCTGTCCTTCGGCAGACTCAGACCCCTGCACACCAACGGCATTATCTTCGGCTTCGGCGTCTCCGCGCTGATGGCCACTGCCTTTTACAGTGTACAGCGGACTTCGCACGTGCCGCTGTTCGCACCGCGACTGGCATGGTTTCTGTGTTATGCCTGGCAACTGCTGGTGCTAACCGGCGGTCTTTCGCTGCTGGCCGGTTTCAACACCACCAAGGAGTATGCTGAACTGGAATGGCCCTTTGACATTGCCATTGCCCTGCTGTGGGTGAGTTTCGGCGTTATCTTCTTTGGCACCATCGCCACCCGCAAGATTCGCCCTATTTACATTTCCAACTGGTTTTACGGGGCCCTGATCATTGTTATTGCCATGCTGCACATCGTCAACAGCCTGGCTCTGCCGGTCACCTGGACTAAATCCTACTCCCTGTACGCAGGCGCCCAGGATGCCATCGTGCAGTGGTGGTACGGCCATAACGCGGTTGGCTTCCTGCTGACTGGCGGCTTTCTGGGTATGCTCTATTACTTTCTCCCCAAACATGCCGGCCGGCCGATCTGGAGCTACAAGCTGTCGGTGGTGGCTTTCTGGGCGTTCACCTACAGTTACATCTGGGCCGGACCTCATCACCTGCACTACAACTCCGTACCGGAATGGGTGCAGTCTCTGGCCATGGTCATGAGTCTGATCCTGCTGGCACCGTCCTGGGCGACGATGATCAACGGCATCATGACCGTCAGTACGGCCTGGGAAAAACTGAAGACCGACCCGGCGCTGAAATTCATCGTGCTGTCACTGGCGTTCTATGGACTGGCTACTTTCGAGGGTCCGATGATGTCGATTCGCAGCGTCAACGTGGTCAGTCACTTTACCGACTGGACCATAGGCCATGTGCACTCCGGCGCACTCGGCTGGAATGCCATGATCACCTACGGCACCTTCTACTATCTGATGCCCAGGCTGGTGGGCAGTGAACTTTACAGCACGCGGCTGGCCAATATTCATTTCTGGCTGGCACTGGCCGGCACCATGCTCTATATCATCTCCATGTGGGCGGCGGGGGTGTCTCAGGGCTTGCTGTGGCTGAGCCTGGATGAGACTGGTGAGCTGGCCTTTGGCTTCCGCGACATCATGAGCAGTATGGCTCCTTATTACGGCATGCGTCTGCTGGCCGGGCTGATTTTTCTCACCGGCACCGGACTGATGGCCTATAACTTTTACATGACCACCAGGAGTCGCAAGACTGTCCAGGTTGAACCTCCGCTTGTTGATCCTGCTTTTGGAGTTGTCTCATGA
- the ccoO gene encoding cytochrome-c oxidase, cbb3-type subunit II yields the protein MNGLSLHKKLEENSALLIFGILFVSAIGGLVQVLPSLYQESLRSAAENTRPYSAIELAGRDIYMREGCSTCHSQQIRPLVAEVERYGPYSRAGEFVYDRPFMWGSKRTGPDLHRIGGKYSDDWHRVHLIDPRSVIPASIMPGYPWLAKNDLANHDIQAKMRGLRSLGHPYTDEEIENAPARLEGLKEIDAVIEYLQMLGIGFVEPATGEGGSAE from the coding sequence ATGAACGGTCTGTCACTGCATAAGAAACTTGAGGAAAACAGCGCCCTGCTGATCTTCGGTATACTGTTTGTCTCCGCCATCGGCGGACTGGTGCAGGTGCTGCCCAGCCTCTACCAGGAATCGTTACGTTCGGCGGCGGAAAACACCAGGCCCTACTCGGCGATTGAGCTCGCTGGTCGGGATATTTACATGCGTGAAGGCTGCTCCACCTGCCACTCCCAGCAGATTCGCCCGCTGGTTGCGGAAGTGGAGCGCTACGGGCCTTATTCCCGGGCCGGTGAATTCGTTTATGACCGGCCGTTCATGTGGGGCTCCAAGCGAACCGGTCCGGATTTGCACCGGATCGGCGGCAAGTACTCGGACGACTGGCATCGCGTACATCTGATCGATCCTCGCAGTGTGATACCTGCATCGATCATGCCCGGCTATCCCTGGCTGGCGAAAAATGATCTGGCTAACCACGATATCCAGGCAAAAATGCGCGGGTTGAGATCACTGGGACACCCCTATACGGATGAAGAAATCGAGAATGCGCCTGCCCGGCTGGAGGGCCTGAAAGAAATCGACGCTGTGATCGAATACCTGCAGATGCTGGGTATCGGCTTCGTTGAGCCGGCTACCGGCGAAGGAGGAAGTGCCGAATGA
- the ccoP gene encoding cytochrome-c oxidase, cbb3-type subunit III gives MADLPNTFWSGWIAVITTVSLLGLAWLVISIYFPRGRPEIHEQEEAEPTWDENLKEGSHAPPLWWFWMIFSAMIFSVVYLMLFPGMGAFKGALNWSQGSRLTESLADYGQEYRPQREAIAASTLPELQNDTALMDTAAKLFSRNCAACHGVDGRGQASLFPNLMDIDWQWGGSPEQIEQSIRAGRNAMMPPWQASLGDEGVAQVASYVQTLAAGGNDEHPGETQYSAFCVACHGPDGTGNPMLGAPNLTDSTWLYGGSIEAITESLNKGRQGVMPAFADRLDDAQIRLLVAYLAR, from the coding sequence ATGGCTGATTTACCCAATACTTTCTGGAGTGGCTGGATTGCAGTGATCACCACCGTGTCACTGCTGGGCCTGGCCTGGCTGGTAATCTCGATCTATTTCCCACGGGGCAGACCGGAGATTCATGAGCAGGAAGAGGCCGAGCCTACCTGGGATGAAAATCTCAAGGAAGGCAGCCATGCTCCACCTCTTTGGTGGTTCTGGATGATCTTCAGTGCGATGATATTTTCCGTTGTCTACCTGATGCTGTTTCCTGGCATGGGCGCCTTCAAGGGAGCCCTTAACTGGTCACAGGGCAGCCGCCTGACGGAAAGCCTGGCCGACTATGGGCAGGAGTACCGCCCGCAACGGGAAGCGATAGCGGCCAGCACCTTACCCGAGCTGCAGAATGACACAGCACTGATGGATACCGCCGCGAAACTTTTCAGCCGCAACTGCGCGGCCTGTCACGGCGTTGATGGCAGGGGTCAGGCCTCACTGTTCCCCAACCTGATGGATATCGACTGGCAATGGGGTGGATCCCCCGAGCAGATCGAGCAGTCTATCCGTGCCGGCCGGAACGCCATGATGCCTCCCTGGCAGGCTTCCCTTGGCGACGAGGGCGTAGCCCAGGTCGCCTCCTATGTGCAGACACTGGCCGCGGGTGGCAATGACGAACACCCCGGAGAGACGCAGTACAGTGCCTTCTGCGTAGCCTGCCACGGTCCGGACGGTACCGGCAACCCGATGCTGGGAGCACCGAATCTGACCGACAGCACGTGGCTGTATGGCGGGTCGATCGAAGCCATTACGGAATCGCTGAACAAGGGGCGACAAGGTGTTATGCCCGCCTTCGCCGATCGACTCGACGACGCGCAAATCAGACTGCTGGTGGCCTACCTGGCCCGCTAG
- a CDS encoding propionyl-CoA synthetase, whose translation MASEAQRRYQQAYSRSLSNPDEFWAAAASELSWYKPWDKVLDTSEHPHGRWFVGGEINTCYNALDRHVEAGRGEQTALIYDSPVTGNRVEKFTYRELRDLSARFAGALVEKGVTKGDRVIIYMPMIPETAIAMLACARIGAIHSVVFGGFAANELAVRIDDAKPDLIVTASCGIEVNRVIPYLPLLDEAIEIAAHKPTQVIIVQREQHPVELKPGRDSDWLELVAAASPVDCVPLLATDPLYILYTSGTTGVPKGVVRDNGGHAVALNWSMQAVYGVDTGDVYWAASDVGWVVGHSYIVYGPLLRGCTTILFEGKPVGTPDAGAFWRVIADHGVKALFTAPTAFRAIKKEDPQATLLASYDMSRFETLFLAGERTDPDTLIWAQDILGVPVIDHWWQTETGWSIAANHRGLGLLPVKPGSPTMPSPGWDLQALDDHGQTLPPGKVGALCVSLPMPPGSLLTLWNARQRFEDSYLNDYPGYYKTADAGFLDEDGYVFVMSRTDDIINVAGHRLSTGGMEEVLASHPDVAECAVIGVADQLKGQLPVGFLVLKAGVTREADVIVAEVIQLIREKIGPVAAFKQAAVVQRLPKTRSGKILRGTMQKIADNQDYRMPATIDDPRILDEITIALQELGLAGARPSQ comes from the coding sequence ATGGCATCAGAAGCACAGCGGCGCTACCAGCAGGCCTACTCCCGTTCCCTTTCCAATCCGGATGAATTCTGGGCCGCTGCTGCCAGCGAGTTAAGCTGGTATAAACCCTGGGACAAGGTGCTTGATACCAGCGAGCATCCCCATGGCCGCTGGTTTGTCGGAGGCGAAATCAACACCTGCTATAACGCCCTGGACCGCCACGTGGAAGCCGGTCGGGGTGAGCAGACCGCGTTGATCTACGACAGTCCGGTCACCGGTAACCGGGTCGAAAAATTCACTTATCGTGAGCTGCGGGACCTGTCGGCGCGCTTCGCCGGGGCGCTGGTCGAAAAAGGAGTGACGAAAGGTGACCGGGTGATCATCTACATGCCCATGATTCCGGAAACTGCCATTGCCATGCTGGCCTGCGCCCGGATCGGCGCTATTCACTCGGTGGTGTTCGGTGGTTTCGCCGCCAACGAACTGGCGGTGCGGATCGACGATGCGAAACCGGACCTGATCGTCACCGCGTCCTGTGGCATCGAAGTAAACCGTGTAATTCCTTACCTGCCGCTGCTAGACGAAGCCATCGAGATAGCGGCGCATAAGCCAACCCAGGTGATCATCGTACAACGGGAGCAGCACCCTGTTGAGCTCAAGCCCGGCCGCGACAGCGACTGGCTGGAACTGGTGGCCGCCGCTTCTCCGGTTGACTGTGTCCCATTACTGGCTACAGATCCTCTCTACATTCTCTATACCTCCGGGACAACTGGCGTACCCAAAGGTGTGGTGCGGGACAACGGCGGTCACGCGGTGGCGCTTAACTGGAGTATGCAGGCTGTGTACGGCGTGGATACCGGGGACGTCTACTGGGCAGCATCCGATGTGGGCTGGGTGGTGGGCCATTCCTATATTGTCTACGGCCCGCTCCTCAGGGGTTGCACCACGATCCTGTTCGAGGGCAAGCCGGTAGGCACTCCCGATGCAGGCGCATTCTGGCGGGTGATTGCCGACCATGGCGTCAAAGCGCTGTTCACCGCCCCAACCGCCTTCCGCGCGATCAAGAAAGAAGACCCTCAGGCAACCCTTCTGGCCAGCTACGACATGAGCCGTTTTGAAACCCTGTTTCTGGCCGGTGAGCGTACCGATCCCGACACCTTGATCTGGGCCCAGGACATACTCGGCGTGCCGGTCATCGACCACTGGTGGCAGACCGAGACCGGTTGGTCGATTGCCGCCAACCACCGGGGCCTGGGTCTATTACCGGTGAAACCTGGTTCGCCGACGATGCCTTCCCCTGGCTGGGATCTGCAGGCACTGGACGATCATGGTCAGACCCTGCCCCCGGGCAAGGTGGGGGCGCTGTGTGTCAGCTTACCCATGCCGCCGGGATCGCTGCTGACGTTGTGGAATGCCCGGCAGCGTTTTGAGGACAGTTATCTCAACGACTACCCGGGTTATTACAAGACCGCCGATGCCGGATTTCTCGATGAAGACGGTTACGTGTTCGTCATGAGTCGTACCGATGACATCATCAACGTGGCCGGCCACCGCTTATCGACCGGTGGCATGGAAGAAGTGCTGGCCAGCCATCCTGATGTAGCCGAGTGCGCGGTGATCGGCGTGGCCGATCAATTGAAAGGGCAGTTGCCGGTGGGCTTCCTGGTTCTCAAGGCCGGCGTGACGCGGGAGGCGGATGTTATCGTTGCCGAGGTGATTCAACTGATCAGGGAAAAAATCGGTCCGGTGGCTGCCTTCAAGCAGGCCGCGGTAGTGCAGCGCCTGCCCAAGACCCGCTCCGGCAAGATTCTGCGGGGCACCATGCAGAAAATTGCCGATAACCAGGACTATCGCATGCCGGCCACTATTGATGATCCCCGGATCCTGGATGAAATAACGATTGCCCTGCAGGAACTTGGGCTGGCCGGCGCGAGGCCGAGTCAGTGA
- a CDS encoding META domain-containing protein gives MVLDRIQKLSLVGLVAVLAACGPAGQEGEGAQGTTVEPVSLEGSNWQLVRMVVPGGFVFTPDDPSAYVLNFRSENRLTGSSDCNRITGSWQQEGMALSFEPFSTGRSLCPPPSLHNYLSLYLRDVTTSSFRDEHLFLTTTTEGVELEFEARE, from the coding sequence ATGGTACTGGATAGAATTCAAAAACTGTCATTGGTTGGTCTGGTTGCAGTGCTTGCCGCGTGTGGGCCCGCCGGACAGGAGGGGGAAGGTGCTCAAGGCACAACGGTTGAACCGGTTTCCCTGGAAGGCAGCAACTGGCAACTGGTGCGTATGGTGGTGCCGGGCGGTTTCGTGTTTACGCCGGATGATCCGTCTGCCTATGTGCTGAATTTTCGCAGCGAAAACCGCCTGACAGGCAGTTCCGATTGCAACCGGATTACCGGGTCCTGGCAACAGGAGGGAATGGCTCTGAGCTTTGAACCTTTCTCCACGGGTCGATCACTGTGCCCGCCGCCCTCTCTGCACAACTACCTCAGTCTTTACCTGCGGGACGTGACCACCAGCAGTTTTCGGGACGAACACCTGTTTCTGACCACCACGACGGAAGGCGTCGAACTGGAATTTGAAGCACGCGAGTGA
- a CDS encoding copper resistance protein CopC has protein sequence MIKLTALSDSIFRASPFLREILAIPLLFLVLTASPLSMAQHEMHGMSSAGDLAVTTMPGDNEVLAGAPDSLMLAFESDMRLVKLVIKESGKEIVDIGFRYRPVAGMHFMQNLPKLNEADYYAVEWAVLDGEGKLIKGSFHFSFGANARPPSYYLEQMEHPQHIMAPDYRLL, from the coding sequence ATGATAAAGCTAACAGCGTTATCCGATTCGATCTTTCGGGCCAGCCCTTTCCTTCGAGAAATCCTGGCTATCCCCCTCCTTTTTCTCGTCCTGACGGCCAGTCCGCTGAGCATGGCGCAACACGAAATGCACGGTATGTCTTCGGCTGGCGACCTGGCTGTGACCACCATGCCAGGCGATAATGAAGTTCTTGCCGGCGCTCCGGACTCTCTCATGCTTGCTTTCGAGTCCGACATGCGGCTGGTAAAGCTGGTCATCAAGGAATCCGGTAAGGAAATTGTCGATATCGGTTTTCGCTACCGACCTGTTGCCGGTATGCACTTTATGCAAAACCTTCCAAAACTGAATGAGGCGGACTATTACGCTGTGGAGTGGGCGGTGCTGGACGGAGAAGGTAAACTTATCAAGGGCAGCTTTCATTTTTCCTTTGGCGCGAATGCCAGACCGCCCTCTTACTATCTGGAGCAGATGGAGCATCCCCAGCACATTATGGCGCCGGATTATCGATTGTTATAA
- a CDS encoding cytochrome c: MQISSLVRKSLLVAFSGAFLAPAAMAQDVTFHRDIEPILQRSCQTCHREGGVAPMPLVTYEQVAPFAGLIEYKTSLRDRAGAMPPWYVEKNVGIQEFKSDPSLSDEELAAISTWARTGAARGDEADAPEPLVFDDSLKWKLGEPDLVVSTEDFFMEGGRPDWWGELQSVPTGMTEDRYVKSVEIIEVNNVDVSGQNAASTVGGRYIFHHMIWRTEKLDEDGRVIPGESVSWPVHEVGRNGDVFDPDAGPMLKANSAFFTDSVHMHSNGLDTTGHLEIGFTFHPEDYEPKYKSNISILGNGVDISVEGDAKGQELHAYQVLTEHTKVITFEPHLHAPGERMCLQAIWGYSVETLSCVGYDHNWVRGYPFADDYTPLLPKGTILHITGYFNNTEENPNVPDPRNWQGSGNRSVTNMFIDLGIRVTMTDEQFMEEMEKRRQERNLGPNDHVIGCPLCLTPLVWPIEEGTSSASEELEDDVAGL; encoded by the coding sequence GTGCAAATTTCATCGTTAGTTAGAAAAAGTTTACTGGTAGCGTTTTCCGGTGCCTTCCTGGCGCCCGCCGCCATGGCGCAGGACGTTACTTTCCACCGCGACATAGAGCCCATACTGCAGCGCAGCTGTCAGACCTGTCACCGCGAAGGTGGTGTGGCTCCCATGCCTCTGGTGACTTACGAGCAGGTGGCGCCCTTCGCCGGCCTGATTGAGTACAAGACTTCCCTGCGTGATCGCGCTGGCGCCATGCCACCGTGGTACGTAGAGAAAAATGTCGGTATTCAGGAGTTCAAAAGCGATCCCTCACTGAGTGACGAGGAACTGGCTGCCATCTCAACCTGGGCGCGCACTGGCGCTGCCAGGGGAGACGAAGCTGACGCCCCTGAGCCCCTGGTATTTGACGATTCTCTCAAGTGGAAACTGGGTGAGCCTGACCTGGTGGTCAGCACCGAGGATTTCTTCATGGAAGGTGGCCGTCCCGACTGGTGGGGCGAGCTGCAAAGTGTTCCTACCGGTATGACCGAAGACCGCTACGTGAAGTCTGTCGAAATCATCGAGGTCAACAACGTTGATGTCAGTGGCCAGAACGCAGCCAGCACGGTCGGCGGCCGGTACATTTTCCACCATATGATCTGGCGCACCGAGAAACTCGATGAAGACGGTCGCGTTATCCCCGGTGAATCAGTTTCCTGGCCGGTCCACGAAGTGGGTCGTAACGGCGACGTATTCGATCCTGATGCCGGTCCGATGCTGAAAGCCAATTCGGCGTTCTTCACCGATTCAGTGCACATGCACTCCAACGGCCTCGATACGACGGGCCACCTGGAAATCGGCTTCACCTTCCATCCCGAAGACTACGAGCCTAAGTACAAGAGCAACATCAGTATCCTGGGTAACGGCGTCGACATCAGTGTCGAAGGTGATGCCAAAGGACAGGAGTTGCACGCTTACCAGGTTCTGACCGAACACACCAAGGTCATCACCTTTGAGCCTCACCTGCATGCTCCCGGCGAGCGTATGTGTCTGCAGGCCATCTGGGGTTACTCCGTAGAGACTCTGTCCTGCGTTGGCTACGACCATAACTGGGTGCGCGGCTATCCTTTCGCTGACGACTACACGCCACTGCTGCCCAAAGGCACCATCCTGCACATAACCGGTTACTTCAACAATACCGAAGAAAACCCGAACGTGCCGGATCCGCGCAACTGGCAGGGTTCCGGTAACCGTTCCGTAACCAATATGTTCATCGACCTGGGTATCCGGGTGACCATGACTGACGAACAGTTCATGGAAGAGATGGAAAAGCGTCGGCAGGAACGGAACCTTGGTCCTAACGACCACGTGATCGGCTGCCCGCTGTGTCTAACTCCACTGGTTTGGCCTATAGAAGAGGGAACCAGTAGCGCCAGCGAAGAGCTGGAGGATGATGTAGCCGGACTCTGA